GCCAGCTCTTGGCATAGTTCGAATAGAAGGGATCGAGCAGGGCGACGCGCTTGGGCAGCAGTTTGCTGTTCATGGTGCCGGCACTGATGGCGTCACTGATCTTCTTGGTCAGGACGATGGCCATCTGGTTGCCCAGCGAGTGCCCGAGGATGCGGATGTTGCTGCCGGTGTAGCCGGCCATGTTGGCCTTGTAGCTGTTGAACAGCAGGTCGCCGGCCGACTGGCTCGGTCCGGCGCTGTAGCTGCCGCTGCTGTTGCGCCAGCGCATGCCGCGTGGGCCATTGGCCGTCCAGATCTTGGCTTCCGCGTCGGTGACTTCGTTCTCATCGGCGAACTGGTTCCAGTACAGCACGCCGACGTTGTAGCCGGCATTCAGCCAGGCGGCGGCCAGGTCCAGGCTGGGACCGCCGGCTCCTTCGCGGTTGAAGGTTTCGCGATCCTTGCGAATGCTCGAAGTGTTCTGCCAGCCATGGATGTAGATCACCGTGGGCTTGCTGGCGCCGAAGTAGGCGTTGCTCTGGCCGGGCACGGCCTTCTGCCAGGTGTCGCCATAGCCGAACCAGTACAGGCCGTAGTCGAGGTTGTTGAAGGTGGAGTCGGGGAAAACGCCGGGGGCGGCGTGGACGAGCGAGGAAAAGCACAGCAGGCAAAGCATGAGCAGCTTGCGCATGGTGAACGTCCCTTATGTTGTTGTTGTGTGGGGCGCGTCCGATTAGGCAGCGAGTCGTCGCGGCTGTCAATGCAGTGCCGGGCTGTGCTCCTGGCGTGCCAGCTGGTCGAGGCGTTGGGTGAGGTGCAGGCGCTCACGCTCGTCCTCGCATAGCAGCAGGGCGCGCTCGAGGTCAAAGCGCTCGGCCTGGGGGCAGTCCAGTTCGCGGTAGATGGCGGCGCGCAGCTGGTGGTCGGCGCTGTTCGGCGGAGCCAGCAGGAGGATGCGCTCGGCATCCTTCAGCGCGGCCACATGCTCGCCGGCGGCGCCGTGCAGGTGGCACAGGTTGCGCGACAGGCGCAGCAGCAGGGCAGGGCCGTCGCAGGTCTGGAAGTGCCGGGCATTGAGCTCGGCACCGGGGCCGGCGATGCGGCTGAGCAGGTCGCGGCAGTCGCGGGTATAGAGGCGCCGGCCGTTGCACGGGTCGAGCAGGTGATCGGCGCCGGGAACCCGCAGCAGCAGATGGCCGGGGAAATTCACCGCCTGCAGCGGGATGTCCAGGCGCCGGGCCAGTTCCAGGGCGATCAGCGCCAGCGACAGCGGCTGCCCCCGGCGGCGCTGCAGCACCTGATGCAGCAGGGCGGCGCGGGGGCGCAGGGGCAGGTCGTCGTCCTCGTGGAAGTCCAGCTCGCCGAGGCGGCGCAGCAGCGGCTGGGCGAGGTCGCTGGCGGCCAGGTTGGGCAGGCCGGCGGACACCTGCTGGCGCAGGTTGGCGAACTCGCGCAGGACCTGCTCCGGCTGCAACGTCGGGTCGTGTTCGCGAGCGATCCACAGGGCCGCCTCCAGCAGGGCGGGCGGGTCGGACTCCAGGCAGTGCAGCCAGGCGGGGCGGGCGGGCATGCAGTTCTCCGGTGACGAGACACAGTCCACCCGACTATTAACCGGGCGCCCCCGGTTCGTCCAGCCGTCTCAGGCGTATACGCGCTGGCCGCGGTACATGCGCACCGAGTGGCCCCGCGGCGCCTCGTCGAGCGCCGGCGCGGTGGTGGCCGCCTGCGGCAGCTCGTGGCCCCGGTACTGGCGCGTCGGCTGGGCCGCGGCAGACTGGCGCGCCGGGCTGTGGAAGTCGCTCAGTTCGGCGAGGCGGATGCCGAGGTTGCGGGTTTCCTGGTCGCCGGAGCGCAGGCAGGCCAGCAGCATGGCCTCGACGGCGTCCGGCTGGCTCAGACGGATGTCCACGGACAGTTCTTCGCGCAGACGGCGGCGCAGCGCTTGCATGCAATCGAGAACGGCTTTGTTCAGTTCCATGTCGACTCCCCAGGCTTTCGATGCTCCGGCACCCGGCGTGGCCGGGCTTCCCCGGGTAGGGCTCTGCAAGTGGCGTACCACTGCGCCGGGGCGGCGAACTGTGCGGCTCTTCACAGGTCCATGCTGGCGGGGACGCACGGCGCTGGTGCAGGTCGCACTCGTCTGGCGCCCCGCTGAAGGTCGGCCGGCATGACGGTATACTGCGCGCCCGGCTTCATCTTTCCTGCATTTTCCCGAAGGTTTCTATGCGTAACGACGCTCACGACGAGCTGGAGCATGTGCCCAGCCTGACCACCGATCCGCGCGATCGCGACGACTTCCAGGTCGGCCACGCTGCAGCGCCGCAGCGCAGCGCACCCACCTATCCGCAGGTGGAACGCCGCCGCGGCTTCGGTACCGGCCCGCTGTGGGCCCTGACCGGCGCCCTGTTGATCGCCCTGGGCGGCCTGAGCTGGTGGAGCTACCAGCAGATCGCGCAGATGCAGGCGCAGCTGGTGGTGACCCAGGAGACCTTCGCCCGGCTCAGCGAGGATGCTGCCGGGCGCATCCAGGACATTTCCGGCAAGGTGGTGGCCACCGAGTCCAGCGTCACCAGCGACAGCGAGGCGCTCAAGCTGCGCATCAAGCAGCTGGAGACCCGACTGGCCGAACTGGCCAAGGCGCAGCAGAACGTCGCCGGCCAGCAGAGCGGGCAGGGCAAGCGCCTCGACCAGCTGGCCGCCGAGCTGAAGAGCCAGCAGAGCAGTACCGCGCAGTTCGACGGCCGGCTGGACAAGCTGGCCAGCGAGCAGAAGGCCGGTCTGGCCGGGGTCGGCCAGCTGCAGGAGCAGCTCAAGGGCCAGGCCGCGAGCCTGGAGGCGCTGAAGAAGCAGGGCGATCCAAGCCAGGCCATCCGCAACCTGGAGCAGGACCTGCTGGTGCTGCGCAGCGAGCTGGATAGTCGCGCGGCGCAGAACAGCACCGCCGAGTTCGACGCCTTCCGCGCCCAGGTGACCCGCAACATCAACACCCTCACCGCTCAGGTGCAGAACCTGCAGCAGCAGCTCAACGCGCGTCCCTGAATCGCCAGGCGCACTCGGCCTCGCGCAGGGTGCGCTGGCTGACCCGCACGAACTGGCCGATGGCCTGCACCAGCAGGCCGCTGGCATCCAGGGTCAGCTCGCAGGGCGCATGGCCTTCCGCCTCGCACAGGTAGACGGCATGGCTGGCCTGGCGGTGCAGGCACTGGTAGCGCTGCTGGCGGGCCTCCACGCGCAGGCTGAGCAGGTCGACATGGGCCACGCAGAAGCGCTCGCTGTCGCCGACGGCCAGCGGGCTGCGCTGCAGCAGCGGGGTGTGGGGGAAAGGCGAGGCGGAGAGCATGACCTGCTGGCACTCGCCGAGGTCTTCGCGCAGCTGGTCGCCCAGATGCCAGCGGCCGCGGATGTCGCGGCGCAGTTCGAGGCTGCGCTGGCCGTGGTTGTCGGCCTTCAGCCAGAGGCGGCGGAAGCGCCAGCGCTCGTCGTACTTGAGCAGGTAGGCGGCGGCGATGCTGTTGCCGCGCGTGCTCTGGATCAGGTGGCTGCTGGCGCTGATGCCATCGCCGGCGCTGGCCAGGCCGAGATGCTCGACGCCGTGGCCGTCCCACGGCTTCCACACCAGACTCTGTTGCATCCTTGCGCTCTCCACACGCCAGCCTCCGTGCCGGCGTTTCCATGGCGCCCAGTCTAGGCGGCTGGCGTGCGCCTGTCTGTCAGCCAAAGCCGACAGTCGAGCAACTTCTTGCGCAGTCAGGCCTTGCGCGTGAGCGGCGCCTGGTCGAAGTGCACGCCGGCCAGGCCGGTGTTCTGCAGGGCGCGGATATTGGCGTGGTCGTTGCCGTCGGGGCTGGCCAGCACGGCGCGGTAGTGCTCGCCGAAGGCGCGCAGGGCTTCCTCCAGGCTGAAGCCTTCGAGCAGGGCCAGGCCGAGGGTCTTGCAGGAGCCTTCGTTCTGTCCGGCGGCGTTTGTCACGCTGCCGTTGCAGAAGGCGCTGGGCCGGTAGTCGTAGTGCTCGGCGACGAAGGCCAGGGTCTCGGCGAACTGGAACTGCTCGCCATGCAGGCGGGCGCGGAAGTCTTGCAGGGTCATCAGGATTTTCCTTTGGCGAAGGCGGCCTGCTGCTCGGCGCTGGCTTCCTTCTGGTGCTTGGCCTTCCACTCGGCATAGGGCATGCCGTAGATCTCTTCGCGCGCCTGGTCCGGGCTGACGTCCAGGCCGAGGTCGTCGGCGGCGGCCTTGTACCACTTGGCCAGGCAGTTGCGGCAGAAGCCGGCCAGGTTCATCAGCTCGATGTTCTGCACATCGGGGCGCGAGCGCAGGTGCTGGACCAGGCTGCGGAAGGCGGCGGCTTCCAGTTCGAGGCGTTCTTGATCGGTCATGGCGGACTCCCGGACTTCAGGGTGCGCAGATGATAGAAGCGCGCTGGCCCAGCGGCAATGCCCGTGGCAGAGCGCGGGCCGGCGTCTCAGCGGTGGCCGGACAGGGTGATCGAGACCGACTCGGCGAAGCGCAGGGCGTGCAGCTTGTCCACCTCCACCTCGGCGTAGCGCACGTCGGGGTTGGCCATCACCAGGTCGAGGATCTCCTGGGTCATGCGTTCGAGCAGGGCGAAGCGGTTTTCCTCGACGTGGCGGATCACCGCCTTGGTAATGGTGCGGTAGTTCAGCGCGTGGTCGATGTCGTTGTCGCGCACCGCCTCGGCGGCCGGGTAGAGGATGGTCAGGTTGATCAGCACGTCCTGCTTGTTGTTGATTTCTTCTTCCTTGATGCCGATATAGGTGCGCAGGCGCAGGTCCTTGACGCGGATGCGCGCCATCCCGGGTTCCAGTCGCGGCATTACTTGCTCCGTCCGATCAGTTGCAGGAATTCGTGGCGAGTGTTGCAGGACTCGCGGAAGGCGCCAAGCATCACCGAGCTGCTCATCACCGAATTCTGCTTCTCCACGCCGCGCATCATCATGCACATGTGCTTGGCCTCGATGACCACGGCCACGCCGGCGGCGTTGGTGACCTGCTGGATGGCATCGGCGATCTGCTTGGTCAGGTTCTCCTGGATCTGCAGGCGGCGGGCATACATGTCGACGATGCGCGCCACCTTGGACAGACCCAGTACCTTGCCGGTGGGGATGTAGGCGACATGGGCCTTGCCGATGAAGGGCAGCAGGTGGTGCTCGCACAGCGAGTACAGCTCGATGTCCTTGACGATCACCATCTCGTCGTTGTCCGAGGCGAACAGTGCGCCGTTGACGATTTCCTCCAGCGACTGCTGGTAGCCGTGGCAGAGGTACTGCATGGCCTTGGCCGCGCGCTTGGGCGTGTCGAGCAGGCCTTCGCGCTCGGGGTTCTCGCCGAGGCCGAGAAGGATCTCGCGGTAGTGATGGGGCAGTTGAGTATTCATCGACTATTCCTCGCGGCGGCTCTCAGACGAGATGGCGGCCGCCATTGACGGTCAGCGTGGTACCGGTGACGTAGGGGTTGTCCAGCAGGTAGCGCAGGCTCTGGTAGATGACTTCGGCGCCGGGCTCGATGCCCAGTGCCGACTCGGCCAGGCGCTTGGCGCGGTATTCGGCGCTGTCTCCCGGATTGAACTGGATCAGCGCCGGGGCGATGCCGTTGACCTTGATGGCCGGAGCGAAGCGCGCGGCGAAGGACAGGGTCAGGCTGTCCAGGCCGGCCTTGCTGGCGCAGTAGGCCGGGCGTTTGGCGCTGCCGCTGCGGGTCACGTCATCGCCGATATGGATGATGTCGGCCGGCTTGCTGCGGCGCAGCAGCGCTTCGCAATGCAGGTTGATCAGGTAGGGCGCCAGCATGTGCACGCTGACCATGCGCTGGAACACCTCGGCCTCGTGGCCGGGGGCCTCGGCTTCCCAGTCGGAGGCGTTGTGCACGATGGCGCGCAGGCTGTCGGTGTGGCCCTTGAGTTGTTCGACGAAGGCCAGGATGCCGGCCTCGCTGGAAAAGTCCGCATGGATGGCGCAGGCGCCACGCTGGCGCAGGCGCTGCACGCCCTCGCGCTCGCTGCGGTAGGTGAAGATCAGCGGCTGGCCGTCATCGAGCAGGCGCTCGGCGCAATGCAGTCCGAGGCGCTGGCCGGCGCCGGTGATCAGGATGGGGGCGGTGGAACCGCTCATGGCTGCCTCGCAGATGGCGAACGGGGGGTGCGCATGCGAGCAAAGTTATACCAGGCGCATGCTTTGTACAACCATGCGCTGCGTGTGGAGATAGCTCTGGCGATTGGTGATTTTTCTAAGATTTTGAAAAATATAGATAAATGCTGATTGCGTGGTTCTGTCGCGCCTGTCTCGATCTGTACATGCTCTGGGTTCATGTACAAGTTCTGTAGAGTCGGGGGCGGCTGCGCGCTTGGCGCCGGCCGCCACCCGCCCGGCGCGGCTCAGCGGATTTCCACGGTCCGCTCGCCATCGCTGCGGGTGCGGCCCTGCAGCCAGGGCTCCAGCAGGCGGGTGGACAGCGGAATGAACCAGTAGGTCATCAGCGGGGTGAGGGCCAGGGTGCTGAGCAGCACCCGCAGGACCAGCGGCAGTTCGGCCAGCCAGGTGCCGAACAGCAGGTTGAAGGCCAGCGAGACCGGGAAGAAGGCCAGCCAGATGGCCACGCTCTGCTTCCAGCGCGGCGGCCGGCGCAAGGCGTTGCCGAACCAGGCGTCGAGGCCGCTGACCCGGTGCTCGTGCGGCTGGGCGAACAGGCCGCTGCCGCGTTGCAGCCAGGCACGGCGCGAGGCGGAGTGTTCCCAGGCGGCGAGGGTGGTCCGATCGGCGAAGCGGAAGACGATCTGGAATTCGTCGTCGTCGGGCGGCGGGGCCAGCACGCCGGAGCCGAGGTAGCCGGGAAAGTCGGCGGCGAGTTGCTGGCCCTCGTGCAGCCAGGTGCGGAAATCCTGCAGGCAGGCGCGTGGCACACGGCGTGCCACCAGCATGGTGACCGGTTCGGTAGACATCGTGTATCTCCAGAGCGACAGGCGCGGGCCCGGGTAGGGCGTTGCGCGGTATGCGCCGCCGGGGTGGTGGCGGGCGTGCAGAGAGTATTCCTCCTGCTCCGTGCCGGCCAGAGCTGCCGTGTGCGGCGGGCGGCTATTCGTCGGGTCGTGCGGATTTCAGACTGCGGCCCTGGCTGGGGTACACTCGGCGCAACACCACTCGGCACCCCCCTGGCCATGACCGAACTCGCCCCGTCCCCCGCCCACTCCGACTCCTTCAGGGAGCAGGAGCTGTTCCCCATCCGCGAAGTGTCGCGGGTCACCGGCGTCAACCCGGTCACCCTGCGGGCCTGGGAGCGGCGCTACGGCCTGATCCAGCCGACTCGTACCGACAGCGGGCATCGGCTCTATTCGGCGGCCGACATCGAGGCGGTGCGCAGCATCCTGGCCTGGATCGAGCGCGGTGTGTCGGTGAGCAAGGTCGGCAAGATCCTGGCGCGCAGCCAGGCCATCCGTACCCCGGCACCGGTCTATGTCGAGGTCGCCTCCAGCGAGTGGGGCGAATGGCAGGGGCGCATCCGCAGCGCCGTCGCCGCCTTCGATGCGCCGTTGCTGGAGCGCCTGTATGGCCAGGTGTTCTCCACCTATCCGCTGCTGGTGGTGTTCCAGGAAGTGTTCATGCCGCTGTGGCAGGAGCTCCTGTTGCGCCGCGACGAGCCCGGCCAGGTCAGCGAATGGCTGTTCCTCGATGCCTTCCTGCGCGCCCGCGCCCTGCAGCGTCTGCAACTGGGCGGCGGGCAGACGCGGGTGCTGCTGGCGGCGCTGCCCGGCCATTGCCGCGAGCTGGAGCTGCTGGTGGCCGGCCTGCTGCTGGGCAACGAGGACCTCGGCATCCAGGTGCTCGGTCCCGGCCAGCCTCTGGAGGAGCTGCCCCTGGTGTGCACCCGCGTGCGCCCGCAAGCCCTGGTGCTGTTCTCTAACCAGCCGCCGGCCGATGACCTTGGGCAGCAGCTGCGCCGCCTGGCCCTGGCCCTGGATTGCCCGCTGGCGCTGGCCGGCGACGCCGCCGACCTGGCCGAAGACGAGCTCGACGGTTCGCCCGTCGCCTGCTTGGGCAACGAAGGTCGCCTGATGCAACACCGCCTGCAGCAGTTCCTCGCCGGCCACCTGGATACCTGATCCCGCATGACCTGTGACTCCGCGGCCCGGCCGCGGAGCGTTTCGTCGTGCGCAAAAAAAGCTTGCACTGGGGATGGGTTTGGCTATACAAAAATTGTACACAGATTGTTTTTGTACATGTAGAGAGCAAACCATGCCTTCGTACCGTGCCCCCTTGCGTGACATGCAGTTCGTCTTCGATGAAGTTCTCGATGCCTACAGCCACCTGCAGGCCCTGCCGAGCCAGCGCGAGTTCGGTGCCGACCTCGGCAGCGCCATCCTCGACGAGGCGGCCAAGCTGGCGGAGAACGTGCTGGCCCCGGTCAATGGTCCCGGTGACAAGCAGGGCTGCCAGTACGACCCGGCGAGCAAGACGGTGAAGACCCCGGACGGTTTCAGGGCCGCTTACAAGCAGTTCGCCGAGGGCGGCTGGACCGCGCTGGCCTGTACCCCGGAATTCGGCGGCCAGGGCCTGCCGCATGTGCTGAACATGATGGTCGAGGAGATGGTCTGCTCGTCCAACCTGTCGCTGGGCATGTATCCGGGCCTGACCCACGGCGCGATCAACGCGCTGACCCAGCACGGTACCCGCGAGCAGCAGGAGCAGTACCTGCCCAGACTGATCAGCGGCGAGTGGACCGGCACCATGTGCCTGACCGAGCCGCAGTGCGGCACCGACCTGGGCCTGATCCGCACCCGCGCCGTGCCGCAGGCCGACGGCAGCTACGCCATCAGCGGCACCAAGATCTGGATCACCGGCGGCGAGCAGGACCTGGTCGACAACATCATCCACCTGGTGCTGGCCAAGCTGCCGGACGCGCCGGACAGCGTGAAGGGCATCTCGCTGTTCCTGGTGCCCAAGTTCCTCGAGGACGGCACGCGCAACCCGGCCTTCTGCGGCGGCCTTGAGCACAAGATGGGCATCAAGGGCTCGGCCACCTGCGTTATGAACTTCGAAGGCGCCAAGGGCTGGCTGATCGGCGAGCCGAACAAGGGCCTCAAGTGCATGTTCACCATGATGAACTCGGCGCGCCTGATGGTCGGCATGCAGGGCCTGGGCATCGCCGAGAGTGCCTACCAGATCAGCCTCGGCTTTGCTAAGGAGCGTCTGCAGAGCCGCTCGCTGTCCGGTCCCAAGGCCGCCGACAAGCCGGCCGACCCGATCCTGGTGCACCCGGACGTGCGGCGCATGCTGCTGCGGCAGAAAGTGATCATCGAAGGCTGCCGTGCGCTGGCCTATTTCACCGGCCTGCACCTGGACATTGCCCACGACCACGAGGATGCCGAAGTGCGCCAGCAGGCCGACGACCTGGTGCAGCTGCTGACCCCGGTGGTCAAGGCCTTCCTCACCGACGAGGGCTTCACCTGCGCCAACGAGGGCCTGCAGGTGTTGGGCGGCTCCGGCTTCACCGAGGACTGGGGCATCGAGCAGCTGGTGCGCGACTGCCGCATCACCCGCATCTACGAAGGTACCAACGGCATTCAGGCGTTGGATCTGGTCGGGCGCAAGCTGGCCCTGGGTGGCGGGCGTGCGGTGCGCGGCTTCTTCGCTCAGGTCGAAGGCTGGCTCAAGGCCAACCCCGAGGCGCCGCATGCGGCTGCGGTGGGCAAGGCGCTCAAGCAGCTGCAGCAGGCCACCCTGTGGATTGCCAGCGAAGGCATGAAGGACCCCGAGCAGGCCGGCGCCGCCTCGGTGCCCTACCTGCGCCTGTTTGCCCTGACCACCCTGGCCTGGCTGTGGTCGCGCATGGCCCTGGTGGCCCGCCATAAGCTGGAACAGGGCAGCAGCGAAACCGTCTTCTACGGCGCCAAGCTGAAGTCGGCCGATTTCTACATGGCCCGAGTACTGACCGAGACCGACAGCCTGCTGGCCGAAGTGCTGGCGGGCAAGGCGACCCTCATGGCCTTTGCCGAGGAGGAGTTCGCCGCCTGACGACTGCGCAACCCGGCAGCCATTCTCCCCCCTGTCCCTTTGGGCTGCCGGTTTTTTTATTTCTCGGCACGGTCACCTGCCCGGCCCGCCGATTGCGACCCGCTTCCCGGCGGGTCTTTTTTTGCCCAAGAAAAAGCCCGGCGCGGGCCGGGCTTTTCGCGAGGGCGGGGCGCTTACTTGACTTCCACCGCCAGGTTCTCGGCGATCTTCTTCTGCCAGATCGCCGGGCCGGTGATGTGCACCGACTCGCCCTTGGTGTCGACGGCCACGGTGACCGGCATGTCCTTGACCTCGAACTCGTAGATCGCCTCCATGCCCAGTTCCGGGAAGGCCAGCACCTTGGACTTCTTGATCGCCTGGGCCACCAGGTAGGCGGCGCCGCCGACGGCCATCAGGTACACGGCCTTGTTGTCGCGGATCGCGTCGATGGCGATCGGGCCGCGCTCGGACTTGCCGATCATGCCCAGCAGGCCGGTCTGCTCGAGAATCTGCCGGGTGAACTTGTCCATGCGCGTGGCGGTGGTCGGGCCGGCCGGGCCTACCACTTCGTCACGCACCGGATCGACCGGGCCGACGTAGTAGATGAAGCGACCCTTGAGGTCGACCGGCAGTGCTTCGCCCTTGTTGAGCATGTCGACCATGCGCTTGTGCGCGGCGTCGCGGCCGGTGAGCATCTTGCCGTTGAGCAGGATGGTCTCGCCCGGCTTCCAGCTCTGCACCTCTTCCGGAGTGATCTCGTCGAGGTTGACGCGGCGCGCGCTCGGGCCGGCTTCCCAGACGATTTCCGGGTAGGCGGAGAGGTCCGGCGCTTCCAGTTCGGCCGGGCCGGAGCCGTCGAGCACGAAGTGGGCGTGGCGGGTGGCGGCGCAGTTGGGGATCATGCACACCGGCAGCGAGGCGGCGTGGGTCGGGTAGTCCATGATCTTGACGTCGAGCACGGTGGTCAGGCCGCCCAGGCCCTGGGCACCGATGCCCAGCTGGTTGACCTTGTCGAACAGCTCCAGGCGCAGCTCCTCGATGCGGTTCTGCGGGCCGCGGGCCTTCAGCTCGTGGATGTCGATGTGCTCCATCAGCACTTCCTTGGCCATCACCGCGGCCTTCTCGGCGGTGCCGCCGATGCCGATGCCGAGCATGCCCGGCGGGCACCAGCCGGCGCCCATGGTCGGCACGGTCTTCAGTACCCAGTCGACGATGGAGTCGGACGGGTTGAGCATGGCCATCTTCGACTTGTTCTCGGAACCGCCGCCCTTGGCCGCGACGTCCACTTCCACCTTGTCGCCGGGGACGATCGAGTAGTGGATCACCGCCGGGGTGTTGTCCTTGGTGTTCTTGCGGCTACCTGCCGGGTCGGCCAGGATCGAGGCGCGCAGCACGTTCTCCGGCAGGTTGTAGGCGCGGCGCACGCCCTCGTTGATCATGTCGTCGACGCTCATGGTGGCGCCATCCCAGCGCACGTCCATGCCGACCTTGATGAACACGGTGACGATGCCGGTGTCCTGGCAGATCGGGCGGTGGCCGGTGGCACACATGCGCGAGTTGATCAGGATCTGCGCCATGGAGTCCTTGGCGGCCGGCGACTCTTCCTTCAGGTAGGCCTCGTGCATGGCCTGGATGAAGTCGACGGGGTGGTAATAGGAGATGAACTGCAGGGCGTCGGCGACGCTCTGGATCAGGTCGTCCTGCTTGATCACGGTCATTGGGGCGCTCCTCTATCAGGGAACATCTATAAGGAAGCGCCGGACCACGACCCGGCGCAACTGCGGAAAAGCTGCGGACGACTCTTCACGTCGTTCCGCGGTGGCCGGCAGCGCGGCGGGCCACGAAAAGGCGCCGCAGTATAGCGCGGCGGCTTGCATGGGCACAGCCACGCACACTGGCCGATGGTCGAGGGGCGCGCTATCAATTTTGTGATCACGGGGGTAGAGTTGGGCAAGGTGCCAGTACGGGACGGAGCCCATGAGCACGAGCGTTCCAGGCGTGACAAAGCGTGGTCTGCAAAGCCTCTTGCTGAAGCGTTTCGGCATGGCGGTGGCGAGCTATGCCCTGGTGTTGCTGCTGCTGTGGGTTGCCGTGTGGACGGGCATCTTCAGTGGCGGCCTGCAGGCGGCACTGCTCTGCACCGGCCTGGTCGTGGCCAGCCAGCTGGTCTTCTATGCCCTGCTGCGCAGCGGGCGCAACCTGCGTTTCGTCGACCCCAGCCTGACCGAGGCACAGATCCTCGTCGGCCTGCTCCTGCACACGGCCCTGCTGGCCCAGCTCGATGGCGCGCGGGGCAGCCTGCTGATGTTCTACCTGATCATCCTGATGTTCGGCGCGTTCCAGCTGCGCCCGGCGGTGTTCGTGCGCTGCGCCGCCATCGCCTTCTTCGCCTTCGCCGGGCTCAACCTGTGGGAGGGCTACCAGATGCGCCTGGCCGACCCCGCCCAGGCCCTGCTGCAATCCTGCGCGCTGTTCATCGGCCTGACCTGGCTGAGCCTGTTCGCCAGCTATGCCCAGGCGCTGCGCCAACGCATGCGCCAGCGCCGCTACGCGTTGCAGGCGCACCAGGACACCCTGCGCGGCATGATGCGCCAGCTGGAAGACCTGGTTGCCACCGACGAGCTGACCGGCCTGTTCAACCGCCGCCACTTCCTGCGCCTGGCCGTGCGCGAGCTGGACAACCTCGACCATGGTCGCCAGCACGGCCTGGCGCTGATCGACCTGGACCACTTCAAGCGCATCAACGACGTGCACGGCCACGCCGCCGGCGACCGCGTGCTGCAGACCTTC
This DNA window, taken from Pseudomonas alcaligenes, encodes the following:
- a CDS encoding fumarate hydratase — its product is MTVIKQDDLIQSVADALQFISYYHPVDFIQAMHEAYLKEESPAAKDSMAQILINSRMCATGHRPICQDTGIVTVFIKVGMDVRWDGATMSVDDMINEGVRRAYNLPENVLRASILADPAGSRKNTKDNTPAVIHYSIVPGDKVEVDVAAKGGGSENKSKMAMLNPSDSIVDWVLKTVPTMGAGWCPPGMLGIGIGGTAEKAAVMAKEVLMEHIDIHELKARGPQNRIEELRLELFDKVNQLGIGAQGLGGLTTVLDVKIMDYPTHAASLPVCMIPNCAATRHAHFVLDGSGPAELEAPDLSAYPEIVWEAGPSARRVNLDEITPEEVQSWKPGETILLNGKMLTGRDAAHKRMVDMLNKGEALPVDLKGRFIYYVGPVDPVRDEVVGPAGPTTATRMDKFTRQILEQTGLLGMIGKSERGPIAIDAIRDNKAVYLMAVGGAAYLVAQAIKKSKVLAFPELGMEAIYEFEVKDMPVTVAVDTKGESVHITGPAIWQKKIAENLAVEVK
- a CDS encoding diguanylate cyclase domain-containing protein, with the protein product MSTSVPGVTKRGLQSLLLKRFGMAVASYALVLLLLWVAVWTGIFSGGLQAALLCTGLVVASQLVFYALLRSGRNLRFVDPSLTEAQILVGLLLHTALLAQLDGARGSLLMFYLIILMFGAFQLRPAVFVRCAAIAFFAFAGLNLWEGYQMRLADPAQALLQSCALFIGLTWLSLFASYAQALRQRMRQRRYALQAHQDTLRGMMRQLEDLVATDELTGLFNRRHFLRLAVRELDNLDHGRQHGLALIDLDHFKRINDVHGHAAGDRVLQTFAAVARACLRDGDVLARYGGEEFVLLLPNTDADQFTSCCERLREAFANARPVGVQVSNLSLSAGMTLLSAGDELDEALQRADQALYRAKRGGRNRCDAAWEGAGA